The Drosophila gunungcola strain Sukarami chromosome 2R unlocalized genomic scaffold, Dgunungcola_SK_2 000013F, whole genome shotgun sequence genome includes the window GACACGATCATATCGACTGGCATTCCGATTGGCAAGTAACTGTATCTGGTTTggattcttttgtttttttcctcttttcaTTCTCGAGGCGAATGTTTTCTTGATTgtgtttaattgaaataaatgaacaaCGCTTTTTTATACTACACCATTCTTTACGGGGTCGTTGTTATagccatttaattaatttttttttgttctttgcaTCGCTGTTATAATTTGGAAATAACTTTACGACGGAAACGGGAACAAACCCGATAAGAATACTTGAAGTACTTTGATAAGCTTTCAAGAAAATGTGATTATTACCCAATGGCATTTGTCGGGGACCAAGAAGGTAACCGAGATCTGACGACACAATAGTAAAAGTTGTCTCAAGCGATGTTTCATCACAGCATCAGAGCGAAAAgtccaaacaaataaatctttaTCGTACTGTCGAGAAATGTGCATAAATCTCGGGGCCCTCCAGCTCACCCACCTGTTGAGAGTGAGAGAAAGGCGGGGGGTCCTGGTCGAAAGATATATGCTCATCATGCACGGGCTTGCCCGATAATATATGCATCTTTTTCGACGCCCACAATGTGTGACAGGAACTATCACAAGAGCACATAAATCCATTCACAAATGTTTagaatgttattaaaatatttgatactAATTTCGAGTTTTTTATGCcacccaattttttttttagggggTTTTCGATTCCATGTTGCGTTTTGTTATCCCCATAATCGCTTGGCCCGAAGAACAGATAAATAATCCCTCGTCGTCATATTTATCATATCGGGCAGGCTGCAATGCGTTGGTCGACAGTCGGAACCCGAGAGGTGGGTGTGGGAGTATTGCCTTGGACCGTTCCGATCCGTAACCCATTTCTGCCACCCCATTCGCATTTCCCATTGTTTGTCTGGTCGGCGGCAGCCGCTTGATTGAGcctaatatataaataaatatgggaACAAATGCGGCCAAAGtggaaaacataaattctgACCCCTACCAAATCCACCTCTAATAGAACAATGTCTAAGGCTAAGGCTGATACCCCATTTGATTTGGGAGGCGgtatcgggatcgggatcgatAGTGGATATTCCATTTGGTGCCTGGCATTAGCcctttttatggccaatttcTTTGAATTCTGAGCCCCccaaaataaagaattttatattagAGGCGGAAGGGAAAAGAATAAAAACTCTTCGAATCCATAAGTTTGCAGTTGGCCGCCACTGTTTATATTGCCCTCTTGTTCTCACCGCcgtttttggcttttatgcttaattttaatttaaatatatgaaatatatttatagccTTTGTTGCGGTTGCTGTCAGTCCCAAAAAGTGTGGAAATAGCTTCAATAtttcttttgatatttttctgCTTCGTTTTTTCGCTTATCCGACAGGCAGCTCTAATGACAGAGGTGGCGTACACTGGGCGGCGAAAGTGTGCGACTGGTTTTGCTTTGGCTTGGAGCAAACTTATTGGCAGGACTGTTTTGAAGAGCATATGTCTCTCAAGTGGGGCGCAACATTTTTTGGTCAAAGGCCAAGACACTTCAGCTAGCaggaaaataacaaaaattaataaatgggGGATTCATGGCGGCTAAATATGGGCCATGAatcattattttgtttctaGTATGACCAACGAATCGTTACTAACTTTATAAATGATTCGCactcttttgttttctttgtaaaAGGCCAAGATCTTATCGGCCAACGACGTTTCGATACGTCTTAATTCCGCCACTTGTGCGGGCTCAAAGTGTTTTGCCAATATGGATGGATATCTGAGTGTCGTTCATCATTCGTTGGCAAACATTTAAGGTTTGGGTAAATAGAACTTCCCGTTTTTTTGCTGACATACAATTGATTTCTCGAGAAATTCAGTTTTGTTGGGCAAAACAAAACTTCAGCTGCGACAGCAATTAACCCGAATGTCACAAATGCAAAATTACAATACTCAAGATATTACTCATGAGGTTCGGTTTCCATTTTCACATATTTCACAAAGCAAAATCACGCAAAGGCAGCTGATACAAAGTTGGGGGAAACGTGCaattttctaattgcccttcAATGGGGCGTGACAGAGACATTAACAATGGATTCTGGCCATTTCAATTTCCCAAATGTGCATTCCGAGTGGGCTTACATGTTAAGATCATGTCAAGATATATGTACTTATGCGGAGGTATAAATCACGTTGTAGAATTCCTATTTCTGGCCCATAATCGATTAttgttttccacttttccttttttttttttttggcaaattgaGGAGAGTGTTTGTGAATCTGACACATTGCAAAGAGCCATAAAAGCATTCTAATGGAATATTTGGATGATTTATGGCTACCACACTTGCTGTTTGATGTTGAATTAAAAGATATACGCAAAAAGGCGATAAGATATTGTACAAGGAAACAGACACCGAACACTTGCTGTCAAGACTCTCCCAAAATGAATCTATCTATAAGGCAGTGAGTCAGTTATTTTCGGGCTAgttgcttttattattataggGCTGCAACTGTTTCCGCCGCAATGCGGAATCATCGTTTGTTATTGTGCATGAATGCAGCCGGAATGACACTGATTGTGtgttacgtatacgcaatgtgaGCATCGCTCATACGCTGGTCAACAGCTGACCTAGGCTTCGAATTTTAGCATTGTTTTGAATTCTGCAGCTGTATATGTGTATCTGTTTTCATGGGTTAATTCCATTTGCAAGGTGCGGGAGCTTCGCTTGATCGAGCGCTTTCAGTTTCGGACATGGATTCACCCCTAAAAACCaacccagacccagaccccTGGCGATCGGCAATGATCTTGTAAATTGCTAATTCGAAAATAAACGCTTTGACGCGCCCACGAGTGATCGTtcgaattaatttattgttctAGTTCCAgtcaagaaaataaacaagttaGCGCCAAAATTGTCGAAGCCACAGTTTCGATGGGTCAGctctatatattatatataaatttattttatttgtttactttggCAGAGCATGGAACTGCATTGGCAGCTGCTGACGTTCATCGTGTGTCTTCAATGTCTGCGTTCCGCCGGATTTATCCTGCAGGAAGAACGCAAGTGCACTTACGGCCGTATCGAGAAGCTGCTGCGCATTCGGTGCTACGATCTGGACCTCAAGGAGGTGCCCCAGAACCTCAAGACCTCGGTGGAGGTGAGTAACGATCGCGGGGTCAGACGACCACGTCGTCATCGGCCCCTCGCCACATTTAGCCTCAATTGAGCTTAATTAAAGAATAAAGAAGTTGCCcacaaacataaatttatcCATTACACGGATGCACGTACATACGATCGCGGTATATGGGAACCCTAACCATTCATAACTCTCAACTGTCACTTAATGATCAGACAATTCGTTGGCAATTTTTGTAGGTTCTGGACCTATCGCACAATCGCATCAGGAAGTTGAAAAGTGGCTCGTTTCAAAGGTACACAGACATTAAGTTTCTGATGCTCTATGATAACATGATCTTATCGGTGGAGCCGGGAACTTTTGAGCCACTCACCTCGCTCCAGGTAACAACGACATCCAATTAATCAGCGACTATGTCTTTAATTAATTCTCTAATCGGCATTCCCAGGAAATAGATCTTTCGAATAATGGACTGACAACGATTCCGCTGGAGTTGTTTCAGCTGCCACGACTGAGAAATCTCTATATCGACAGCAACGAGCTGACATCCCTGAACCTCCAGGCGCTGGAGAAGCCCGTCCGGGCACCACTGGAGTACCTGAACATTGCAAACTGCGAACTGCAGGAGTTGCCCGACCTGGGGATACTACCTAGTAAGTAAAAGTCTATGAGTCTATAAGTCGATTAAGGTTTTTACTCAAATCAACAAATCTGGAAAACCGAATTTAACTTATAACAAATACTTACGTTGCAAGATTATGTTGCCCATTAGGATAaatgcttaaatttatttcttatgaGTAACCTATAGATCaaagtttaatattaaatttaaatttccgtTTTGGGTGACATTTTGGccaacattaatatttttatgagaTCATACCTTACActaattaaatgtgttttgacgtttttaatttacctCTACaagatattcaaaattaatacaCATAATTTAAGTGTGGCCTACTTCAAAAATACACTTTTCAACACATTTGATTAATTAACAGAGCTATCTAATATGAATacccttttttaaaattgttgaacAAAGGGCCACTTTCACCTAACTAACACCATTTTCACCATGCAATTTCTTCAGAGCTCTGGCAACTGAATGCCTCAATGAACCCGCTGCAGGAATTCAAGATCGACAGCCTGGCGAACCTGTGTCACCTGCAGGTCATCGATCTGACCAAGTCGCAGCTCAGCCAGTGTGGCTGCCAGCAGGTCACCAATCATCTCATGATGCTCGGCGCCAGTCCGAAGTTCGTGCCCGTTTGCATGGGTAAGTGATGGCGATGGAGGCGATGCGGTCGGAGCAGCTGCTAATTTTGGCACATGACCAACTTGCAATTCCATTTTCAGAGGCGCTCGACATCCGCGAATGTCCACTGCCCTACAATCGGACGATCCACTCGGCGACGTTCGCCAGTTGCCAGACGACTGTGGAGTTGGCCGAGACGCGCAGCTTGTGGCTCTTTGGCGCAGGCTGTTTTGGAGGCGTTTGTATCGTGCTAATAAGTGAGTATTGGCTGATatagttatataaaaaaacgttataaatgtatatatttcgACAGTTGTCATCTTCTGCGTGATACATTACCGGAGAAAACGAGCCCAAAGACGAAAGAGAAATGTCCAGAAGCGAAAGCCTTTTGTGATCTCGCCCAAAAACGCCATCAACAACCGTCATCCGGAGGACGAGCCTCTGCACTGTGATACTGCCCGAAAATAGCACTTTAGTTAGTTAATTAGTTAGTTTTAGTGGCCAGTTATTTATTACATATCATTACGTCTTAGTTTAGCCTTAGAGAATCGAATCATTCACCAAAAATCACCAAAACTAAAACACCACacaatcaaagataaatgCCTTGCTCAAATGCCACCGCTTATTTACTTCGTTTTATGTATAagtaacatttatttaataggTATGAAAAGCAATCGACAAATTATAACGAATGacaataaaactttaatttaaaatgggattacattttgatttttgagtATGGAATGCTTCCAACTGAAAATGGTTTGAATTTCCCGCACATAACAACAGCGATGGTAAGGTATAAACGGGCTAAAGTTTTTTCCGGTGCTTCTTTCATGGGCAcacaatttgaatttatagATTTAATATATCACGTAACATCTATAAGAATTTATTAACTTTCATCATAAGTTGTTTATTCCTGGTTGAAtttgtatgtaaataaaatcaatagctaatttaaatagctaaatgatacatttttattaaactttaatatttatatagctaagaatttcaattgcaaGCATTCTTTAACTTTGTTTTAGTATGACGCTGTGCATTTGCAAACACATTGTGTACTAGCAGCTTTAAAGTAGGCAAACAATTTTGCAGCACTTTCAAAAGTACTACTTTTTCAAAGCAGCCACAAAGTATGCAATAACTTTGGGGAATTCGCCCACTTGATTGTATAAATGGAAGAgtgcgtttaaaaatttatttttctatttaattaacatataACACTTAACGCTagagttgtttatttttatttttatttttgtattttttttgtcattttttcgtagctaattgtttttttttagcacaacTGTCAACCCTATATTGCAGCTCTCTTGGATCACGCTCTTGGCTTTCACCTACTCTTTGGCGCTCTTACCACCACTTATCCAAGTCGCTTTTGACGTGACTTTCGCACctttttttgctctctctGTACCTCTCTCTCTCGTTTATAGCCGGTCCAACATTAGCCGGCGAgtgaagaagaagcagaaatAGAATTGAAATATAAGTAAGCGGAATGCAAAATACTTTTCCTTTGGCGCCTTCCTGCTCACAAATACAgtggtatttttatataaaaacagaaaaaaacgcTATACTCTCATATGCCTGCCTCCAGACTACCGACTACCCACTATTCACGGttctttttgaaaataagGTGCTTACACAAAAGAGTTACATATTTTATACTATAgacttaatatattttaaaacataatataaCTTTCtcataacaaattattttaaatttaacaaaaagaataaatttcagtaaatattttgaatatgatGTTTTATATTCATCCAGTTAGTTAGGTTCATTCTTGCTCAGTTGTTCAAATAGTTAAACTTAAAGCTACTCCGTTGTTTTGTGGAAAGATTGTTCAATTTTTGCACGAacacaatatacccttttattGTGCAAGTAGCGGGTATAATAAATCTCCCACCGGCTTTTTCTGTGGTGGCCAACGACGTCGACCGCGTCGTCGACTGCGCTGCCCGTGTCTCTGCATTGGCATTTAGGCATTTATGCCCACGGCAGTCGAACGGTCGCTTCAGATTCTCGTCATCGCTCGTGAAAGGCGCACCGCAAACGCCGCTCTCGTTCTCGAATTCAGTGTGAAAGCTCAGCCACCCACCGTCAACGCCCGCCGGAAAAACTTCGCGAGTGCCCCAATCGAGTTTACCTAAAAGAAAACCCCGCAGTTAATCCATAAATCCTAACAAAATGAGCAGTAAGTTGGGCCACACCGAAATCCAAAGCAAAtgcataaaaatgaaaaaaaagaaaagcaaagaaagaagagagtgtgtgtgtgtgtatgcatGGCTAAAGGCTGGAAACTGAAAAtcgaaagaaaataaaagaaaagcctGCCCTAAGTTAAAGCTCCATTGGCGTTTCCTGCTAATAAACCAACCAATCGCCATTTCTCCCATATTTCATAACACTCGCTTCTGGGAGGAGTTAtgcaaaatcgaaatcaaaatcaaaatccgaaTCAAAATCATAGCGATAATCGCATTactataatatatttataaatcgaGCATAGAGCGGCGACGGCAGAGTGTGGCGACGACCTTTACTGACCTTCACTAGCATTTGCTCAGCCCACAGCCCCTCACCACCCCCCGTTTCATCGCTCTCAGGGCCGTTAGAGTGtaggaaaacatttaaaaaaaacaaaaccattgCATTGGGAACCTCTGGCTGCCTGgcatatttgtttgtttatgaaAAGTTTGTGAACAAAATGCTGATAACGTGAAGCTCACATAACCTTCAATGAGCGGGAAGAGCTCCGAAGAGAGATTGATAGAGCTTTTCTTAATGTTATGTTGAGAGAGAGCCGCGTTTTGTTGTGATTTAACACATGGATTTGCGCTTTGTACCTGTCGTAGCATTCCGGTGACCCAGTAATACTACGTAGCGCCATTAGCTGCGCCTTATCAGCTGCATGCCTTATCAGCGGATTATGTCTTTCCGCATCTGCAGCTCATTGAGATTAGCAGCCCATTAAGGGATGCACTTCGCCTTGCCATTTTCACACGCGTTCGCTGACGTCCGGCGATCATGTTTGAAGCACCTCCCATATATTATTCACCCTCTATATGTACACTCCGTAGatgattttctatttttaagtttcGCCTGTATATGTATGGGTCGGAATTATGGCTGGCGACAGGCGCTAACAAGTTTTGTGTGTTCgaaaataacattattttttctcGAAAACTTTTCCACGCCCGAGAACATTCTTTTGTGTCGCATCGCCCACTAAAATTCTCGGATATATCATCATTTCTCTTGCCTTGGAATATCCATTAAATCTGCACGGATTTATGCCCGCATTTATCATCAACCTACGGCAGCTGCCTTTAATTTTCAGCCCGCAGGGATTTCCAGCATCTCGCGTTTCGGTCACCCCCTCGTCCTCGATGGTGATTCAATTTCTAAAACTGCTGCGTTGCCTGTACCGATCCAATGCATCGCCTACCAGCAGACACAATCTCATTTCATTTCACATTGGCGGGGCTATTTTTAGTGGCCTGCTCTTTCGGATACAGAATCGGAATCTACAAGATACACACTGCCTGCTGAGGTTTCCCGCAGAACTTGTTCCGCGCCTTGCACTCGCCAATTTGTGCGTTGGTGTCGCCGATGTTCCCCGATCCCCCCAAACCACCACTCCCTTTGGCATATCTCAATATGCATTTTCCCCTAGTACAGTCCAACACGGGTAACCGAAATTTCCTAGAACTTACAGGACCATACAAAGTGTTTTACCAGCAAGATtcaggaaaatatattttgtaatagatgtttaatatttagatGATTTCTGTTTtacttatacaaaataaacttttaaaagagaattagttcatttatgtttttaaaggatttgcggaaaaaataacagaaatgTTTTCTCTTACgattataacaaataaatatttcaatactTTACCTTTGTGGTGacataaaaaaacatgtaaatttataaaaatattattagtaACTTACCTCtcttttaaaacatataaaaattgtttcttggATCTTTTACCTCGCAATAAGAACATCTGGTTATAAGTCGAtgtaaaatatacatatgtcaGATTTCGAGGTTACCCAGGTTTGACTGTACTTGATTTCTTATGCGCCGGCTGCAAATTATCGCGATGTTTTAATGGGGACCCTGACAAACGGGTTTCGGGAGGGCACAGGATGTCTCCCTCAAGGTCTCGGCTTCCCCATTCATCTAATTGGTGACCCCATTAATGGCGGTGACTGGCGTTAATCTGATCTGGGCCTCTTCACACTCCAACGGGCATGTCAGTCACTTGACCCAGACCCAAGAGCTCATCCCAACCCACGACCTCCAACCCTTTTACACACTCGCTTTGGCGGGGCTCTTTATCAGCTTTATTGTGCTCCCGTTATACGCATCTGATAAAAGCGGGGTTGCAGAAACCAAGGCGCAAACTCTGCTCAAAAAAGAGAGTGTCTAAGAGAGAGAGCTTTCTTTTAAAGAGAGTAGCTTATAGTTCTCTCTTTTACActgccaaaaaacaaaaataatttttccacCTAAGCTGTCACCTAAATTGctaatttacttatttttaagtttacgTTCTAAGGAAAATGTTTAAGGAAAATGTCGCGACGCATTCATTTTGACAATTTCAACAGatgttaaatgtttatatttagaccaagtgtttattttattttgtttaaatcgtTAAATTTATGACGATTGCTAAAATTCTTTTTCACCGTTTTCCCCCAtaagttttattgttttgtgaaATTTGTTGTCATTTTGCACACATCCGGTAAGTCAGAAGTTAATAAGATCCATTCTGGTTTTGCCGAAAgtaaatgatttcatttttattttaggcTCAACGAATCATTTCACAAGCACACTCGCAAATAGAAAAGAAAGCATCTGTGTATCTTTCACccgcacacacaaaacacagacacactcacacacacattaaAGAATTCGGCGGAGGATAAATATCATGCTGGGCTCAATCCAAATCAAGATCAGGCTAGCGAATGCATTTGAATGGCGCTGATTAGACCGTTGTGCAGCAGCTATTCATCAGAATGCGCATCCGTATCTGTGTCCGCATCCGTATCTGAATGCGAGAAGGTAGTTGTTGTTTTCACCTACTTTTTGTATCCTACGCTTGACAGTTCCTTTTCAGTTCGCTTCTCTAAAACCCAACAACATGTATACAGACCTCTAATCTGACATTTAACCTGACTAAAGAAAAGTACcaagtatatatatagacaCACTtgtatatatacctatatattttctatatgATTCGTAGCAGTAATACCCGAATAATATTGTTCTAAACTCCATTTAATTGTCAATAATCaaaattggaaataaaaaataatcttatgttttatatattttaactctaatgaatttttaattttcaacacaGCAAGACTGCATGgtttaacaatttataaatactaCCAAGAACGGGGAGAgaatttcaacaaaaattcACTTGTAAATTGTGTACCATACAGATTCCAACCTAATCTAGTCAAAACTAATTCCCTATCGTGTGTGAAatgtgcacagaaaaaaagctCATAGTCGCTACTTAATCATGTATATATTAGGATATGCCAACGCCATGAATAATTATCTATAGCTTTTGCCCAACTAAATGCCAACTACGCAAAATTCTAATTGCCCGTTTGGACGCGCCTGAAATATGCTCTGCTCGATTTTGCCAattctttatgattttttttttgcaatttttccgCTCTAACAAAGCAAATGAAATTTGGATGCATGTGGGCGCCGCGTGCCCCGCCCACTGCTGACGCAGTTGGAGATCTGCACACACCACTTGtacaaacatacatatgtatctgTTCTCTTTCAAATGGGGAACCTGAAAAATcgcttgtttatttataatccATAACCATTTTTTGCTGAATCCGAAACTAATAAATACACTGCGAGTTCCCAGCCAGCTGCTGCAGTGAAACGTGCAATGTAACAATGACTTTTGAATTGTAACCCAATTAGTATCTGGGTCTGAAGTCTTATCTCTGGAATATCTATAGCGTTTAATTTGCATCTCTATCTTTGTCCCTCTCGTCCCGAATAGAGTTCGCTTGGGTGACGCTGACGACAAATGACACGTACTCACTGGGTGCCTTGGTTTTGGCCCACTCTTTGAAGAGGGCCAAGACCGCCCACCAGCTGGCCGTCCTGGTCACGCCCACCGTCTCGCAGGCGATGCGCGACAGACTGAAGGAGGTGTACAACGTGGTGCAGGAGGTCAATGTGCTCGACTCACAGGACGCCGCCAATCTGGCGCTGCTCTCCCGCCCCGAACTGGGCGTGACCTTCACAAAGTTGCACTGCTGGCGCCTCGTGCAGTTCGAGAAGTGCGTCTTCCTGGATGCCGATACATTGGTAAGATATGGGCAATGGGAAAAAATATaccatttaatatttattgacgGGCATTAGTTTTTAACTCTATTTGACTCTTCTGAACTTAATTAACCTCAGAGCCTGATCAGATGTGATCTTAAATCAATCCGttaagaaataataacaaaaatatcatATGTACAAAGATATcattgtgaaatatttattttatcacaTAATTTCTAATGGAATAAATTCAATCTTGTTGAGCACAAAAGacataaaaattcaatttgtaaaataaaaatatatttatacataaaacTTAAGTGATAAAGACCAGATtgtgaaaacatttttttaatcaatcaTTTTCGATGTTATTATAATCCTTTTGTCTTAgctcatattttttatattggtttgagataaaaataattgacaattttaaatttgagaacattgtatttttcaaaattaaatttaactgaTTGATTTAGGTTGTTCATATCATTCGATGGTTTACaattctaaaaatttgtaCTAAGTAAATCAGTAAGTCATTACAGATGTGCTGAAGAATGTAGGTCTTAACacacttaatttatttaagtaatgaATTTCCGattaaagattaattaattattttaattaaattacttcgtttacaattttaatgttgAAGTCACGATGATAATTTTGTCTGTATCTCTCAGCCAGTTACTTTGAGAAATCCATATACCTATACCATATACCATGAATAACAAGATCATTAGTAAATCGAATTAGAGTAGAtctcatttaaatattatatataattattatattcttttaaaatatctaaacCAAGAATTTTGTACTTTTCTCATAGGTTTTGCAAAACTGCGACGAGCTGTTTGAGCGCGAGGAACTGTCGGCCGCTCCCGATGTGAGCTGGCCGGACTGCTTCAACTCCGGCGTGTTTGTGTTCAGACCCAGCGTGGACACCTTCACCCAGATCACAGAGTTCGCCGTGAAGAACGGCAGCTTCGA containing:
- the LOC128256261 gene encoding transforming growth factor beta activator LRRC32, which produces MELHWQLLTFIVCLQCLRSAGFILQEERKCTYGRIEKLLRIRCYDLDLKEVPQNLKTSVEVLDLSHNRIRKLKSGSFQRYTDIKFLMLYDNMILSVEPGTFEPLTSLQEIDLSNNGLTTIPLELFQLPRLRNLYIDSNELTSLNLQALEKPVRAPLEYLNIANCELQELPDLGILPKLWQLNASMNPLQEFKIDSLANLCHLQVIDLTKSQLSQCGCQQVTNHLMMLGASPKFVPVCMEALDIRECPLPYNRTIHSATFASCQTTVELAETRSLWLFGAGCFGGVCIVLIIVIFCVIHYRRKRAQRRKRNVQKRKPFVISPKNAINNRHPEDEPLHCDTARK